In a genomic window of Corvus hawaiiensis isolate bCorHaw1 chromosome Z, bCorHaw1.pri.cur, whole genome shotgun sequence:
- the LOC125320159 gene encoding mast cell protease 2-like: MGDSSMKLIQNSENLWRIDESEDRVVLGAHQASIAEKEQQIFEIMEIFHHHQFDWSSRKNDIMLLKLNDTAKLNQYVQCLLLPDSFEGVEPGTLCKVTGWGNTSSGKPPKYLQEGD; the protein is encoded by the exons ATGGGAGACTCTTCcatgaaattaattcaaaacTCTGAAAATCTCTGGAG AATAGATGAATCGGAAGACAGAGTTGTTCTTGGAGCTCATCAGGCATCCATTGCTGAAAAAGAACAGCAGATATTTGAGATTATGGAAATCTTTCATCATCATCAGTTTGACTGGTCTTCCAGAAAAAATGATATAATGCTcctcaag ctgAATGATACTGCAAAGCTGAATCAATATGTGCAGTGTTTGCTTCTGCCTGACTCTTTTGAAGGTGTTGAACCTGGCACACTCTGCAAGGTGACTGGCTGGGGAAACACATCATCAGGAAAGCCACCAAAATATCTCCAGGAG GGAGATTGA